The Streptomyces sp. NL15-2K genome contains a region encoding:
- a CDS encoding aspartate kinase yields the protein MGLVVQKYGGSSVADAEGIKRVAKRIVEAKKNGHQVVVVVSAMGDTTDELIDLAGQVSPMPAGREFDMLLTAGERISMALLAMAIKNLGHEAQSFTGSQAGVITDSVHNKARIIDVTPGRIRTALDEGNIAIVAGFQGVSQDKKDITTLGRGGSDTTAVALAAALDAEVCEIYTDVDGVFTADPRVVKKARKIDWISFEDMLELASSGSKVLLHRCVEYARRYNIPIHVRSSFSGLQGTWVSSEPPVRKTQQQGDQKVEQAIISGVAHDTSEAKITVVGVPDKPGEAASIFRTIADAEINLDMVVQNVSAASTGLTDISFTLPKTEGRKAIDALERNKHGIGFDSLRYDDQIGKISLVGAGMKTNPGVTASFFEALSDAGVNIELISTSEIRISVVTRADDVTEAVRAVHTAFGLDSDSDEAVVYGGTGR from the coding sequence TACGGAGGCTCCTCCGTAGCCGATGCCGAGGGCATCAAGCGCGTCGCCAAGCGGATCGTGGAAGCGAAGAAGAACGGCCATCAGGTGGTCGTCGTCGTTTCCGCGATGGGCGACACGACGGACGAGCTGATCGATCTCGCCGGGCAGGTATCACCGATGCCGGCCGGGCGTGAGTTCGACATGCTGCTGACCGCCGGAGAGCGGATCTCCATGGCACTGCTGGCCATGGCGATCAAAAACCTGGGCCACGAGGCCCAGTCCTTCACCGGCAGCCAGGCCGGCGTCATCACCGACTCGGTCCACAACAAAGCCCGGATCATCGACGTCACGCCGGGCCGGATCAGGACGGCGCTCGACGAGGGCAACATCGCCATCGTCGCCGGCTTCCAGGGCGTCAGCCAGGACAAGAAGGACATCACCACGCTGGGCCGCGGTGGTTCGGACACCACGGCGGTGGCGCTGGCCGCCGCCCTCGACGCCGAGGTGTGCGAGATCTACACCGACGTCGACGGTGTGTTCACCGCCGACCCGCGTGTGGTGAAGAAGGCCCGGAAGATCGACTGGATCTCGTTCGAGGACATGCTCGAACTGGCCAGTTCCGGGTCGAAGGTGCTGCTCCACCGCTGTGTGGAGTACGCCCGCCGGTACAACATCCCGATCCACGTCCGCTCCTCCTTCAGCGGGCTGCAGGGCACGTGGGTCAGCAGCGAGCCACCCGTTCGAAAGACACAGCAGCAAGGGGACCAGAAGGTGGAGCAGGCCATCATCTCCGGTGTCGCGCACGACACCTCCGAGGCCAAGATCACGGTCGTCGGCGTGCCCGACAAGCCGGGCGAGGCCGCCTCTATCTTCCGCACGATCGCCGATGCCGAGATCAACCTCGACATGGTCGTGCAGAACGTGTCCGCCGCCTCCACCGGGCTGACGGACATCTCCTTCACGCTGCCGAAGACCGAGGGCCGCAAGGCCATCGACGCGCTGGAGCGGAACAAGCACGGCATCGGTTTCGACTCGCTGCGTTACGACGACCAGATCGGCAAGATCTCGCTGGTCGGCGCGGGCATGAAGACCAACCCGGGTGTCACGGCCTCGTTCTTCGAGGCGCTGAGCGACGCGGGCGTGAACATCGAGCTGATCTCGACCTCCGAGATCCGCATCTCGGTCGTCACCCGTGCCGACGACGTGACCGAGGCCGTCCGTGCCGTGCACACCGCCTTCGGGCTGGACTCCGACAGCGACGAGGCCGTCGTCTACGGAGGCACCGGCCGCTGA
- a CDS encoding aspartate-semialdehyde dehydrogenase produces the protein MADTERTGRSVRPTLAVVGATGAVGTVMLQILSQHADIWGEIRLIASPRSAGRKLAVRGEEVEVVALAEEAFDGVAVAMFDVPDEIAERWAPIAAAKGAVVVDNSGAFRMDPDVPLVVPEVNPHAARLRPRGIIANPNCTTLSMIVALGALHAEFGLRELVVSSYQAVSGAGRAGVETLRQQMSLVAGTELGTSPGDVRRAVGDNTGPFPEPVALNVVPWAGSLREDGWSSEEMKVRDESRKILGLPRLPVAVTCVRVPVITTHSLTVHARFEGEVTVGKAREILATAPGVVLFDDPEAGEFPTPADVVGTDPTWVGRVRRALDDPTALELFVCGDNLRKGAALNTAQIAELVAAEFE, from the coding sequence ATGGCCGACACGGAGCGGACCGGTAGGTCTGTACGGCCGACGCTCGCGGTCGTGGGTGCGACCGGAGCCGTCGGCACGGTCATGCTCCAGATCCTGTCCCAGCACGCGGACATCTGGGGCGAGATCCGTCTGATCGCCTCACCGCGCTCGGCCGGCCGCAAGCTGGCCGTGCGCGGCGAGGAGGTCGAGGTGGTGGCCCTGGCGGAGGAGGCCTTCGACGGGGTCGCCGTCGCCATGTTCGACGTACCGGACGAGATCGCCGAGCGGTGGGCGCCGATCGCCGCCGCCAAGGGCGCGGTGGTCGTGGACAACTCGGGCGCCTTCCGGATGGACCCGGACGTGCCCCTGGTCGTCCCCGAGGTCAATCCGCACGCGGCGCGGCTGCGTCCGCGCGGGATCATCGCCAACCCGAACTGCACCACCCTCTCCATGATCGTGGCGCTCGGCGCGCTGCACGCCGAGTTCGGGCTGCGTGAGCTGGTCGTCTCCTCGTACCAGGCGGTGAGCGGGGCCGGGCGGGCCGGGGTGGAGACGCTGCGGCAGCAGATGTCCCTCGTCGCCGGTACGGAGCTGGGGACCAGCCCCGGTGACGTACGGCGGGCCGTCGGGGACAACACCGGGCCGTTCCCGGAGCCGGTCGCGCTGAACGTCGTACCGTGGGCCGGATCCCTCCGGGAGGACGGCTGGTCGTCGGAGGAGATGAAGGTGCGGGACGAGTCCCGCAAGATCCTCGGCCTGCCCAGGCTGCCGGTCGCGGTGACCTGCGTACGGGTGCCGGTGATCACCACGCACTCGCTCACCGTCCACGCCCGCTTCGAGGGCGAGGTCACCGTCGGCAAGGCGCGTGAGATCCTCGCCACAGCGCCCGGCGTCGTCCTCTTCGACGATCCGGAGGCCGGGGAGTTCCCCACGCCCGCCGATGTCGTGGGCACCGACCCGACCTGGGTCGGTCGGGTGCGGCGGGCCCTCGATGATCCAACCGCCCTTGAGCTCTTCGTATGCGGTGACAACCTGCGCAAGGGGGCCGCGCTCAACACCGCCCAGATCGCGGAACTGGTGGCGGCGGAGTTCGAGTGA
- a CDS encoding SigE family RNA polymerase sigma factor, protein MPGTPGGMPVIAPMPAARPARIPNQRDGADDTVAAGTTVDHLTETYRAHYRSLLGLAALLLDDTASCEDVVQEAFIRVHSARKRVRDPEKTLAYLRQTVVNLSRSALRRRILGLKLLSKPMPDMASAEEGAYDQLERDSLIKAMKGLQRRQREVLVLRYFADMTEAQVAEALGISLGSVKAYGSRGIAALRVAMEEPA, encoded by the coding sequence ATGCCCGGTACGCCCGGTGGCATGCCGGTGATCGCGCCCATGCCCGCAGCGCGGCCCGCCCGCATTCCGAATCAGCGCGACGGTGCCGACGACACGGTGGCTGCCGGAACCACCGTCGACCACCTCACCGAGACCTACCGCGCCCACTACCGCTCCCTGCTGGGGCTCGCGGCGCTCCTCCTCGACGACACGGCCTCCTGCGAGGATGTCGTCCAGGAGGCGTTCATCCGCGTCCACTCCGCGCGCAAGCGCGTCCGTGACCCGGAGAAGACGCTCGCGTATCTGCGTCAGACGGTCGTCAATCTCTCCCGCTCGGCCCTGCGCCGCCGGATCCTCGGCCTGAAGCTGCTGTCCAAGCCGATGCCCGACATGGCGAGCGCCGAGGAGGGGGCCTACGACCAGCTGGAGCGCGACTCCCTGATCAAGGCGATGAAGGGCCTGCAGCGCCGCCAGCGCGAGGTCCTGGTCCTGCGCTACTTCGCGGACATGACGGAGGCGCAGGTCGCCGAGGCGCTCGGGATATCGCTGGGCTCCGTCAAGGCCTACGGCTCGCGCGGCATCGCGGCCCTGCGGGTCGCCATGGAGGAGCCTGCATGA
- a CDS encoding SURF1 family protein — MYRFLLTPRWWGINVFVLLAIPFCIFMGSWQLSRFEDRVEGQRNADAQAEANEREAARPLAELLPVDKATSGRQATASGRYDRQLLVPDRELDGRNGYYVLTLLRTDTGKALPVVRGWLPGDPDPAKVPAAPRGEVTVTGALQASETPGDNGVSARGGLPAGQTAAISAASLVNLVPYDVYDAWVTLDRANQGMRAVPAAAPPDTGLDLKAFQNLGYTGEWFVFAGFVVFMWFRLLRREVEFLRDAELGLVPEENSEDNPEENEKRVTV, encoded by the coding sequence GTGTACCGGTTTCTGCTGACGCCCCGTTGGTGGGGGATCAACGTCTTCGTGCTGCTCGCCATCCCGTTCTGCATCTTCATGGGGTCGTGGCAGCTGAGCCGGTTCGAGGACCGGGTGGAGGGCCAGCGCAACGCGGATGCCCAGGCCGAGGCCAATGAGCGGGAGGCCGCCCGTCCGCTGGCCGAGCTGCTCCCCGTGGACAAGGCCACCTCGGGCAGGCAGGCCACCGCCTCCGGGCGCTACGACCGGCAGCTGCTCGTTCCGGACCGGGAACTGGACGGCAGGAACGGCTATTACGTGCTGACCCTGCTGCGCACCGACACGGGCAAGGCCCTGCCCGTCGTGCGGGGCTGGCTGCCCGGCGATCCCGACCCGGCGAAGGTGCCGGCCGCGCCGCGCGGCGAGGTCACCGTCACCGGTGCGCTGCAGGCGTCCGAGACGCCCGGGGACAACGGGGTCAGTGCGCGGGGCGGCCTGCCGGCGGGGCAGACGGCGGCGATCAGTGCGGCCTCGCTGGTGAACCTCGTGCCGTACGACGTGTACGACGCCTGGGTCACCCTCGATCGCGCGAATCAGGGGATGCGGGCCGTGCCGGCGGCCGCGCCCCCGGACACCGGGCTGGATCTGAAGGCGTTCCAGAACCTCGGGTACACCGGGGAGTGGTTCGTGTTCGCCGGGTTCGTGGTGTTCATGTGGTTCCGGCTGCTGCGGCGCGAGGTGGAGTTTCTGCGGGATGCGGAGCTCGGGTTGGTACCCGAGGAGAACTCCGAGGACAACCCTGAGGAGAACGAGAAGCGGGTCACCGTCTGA